In Idiomarina sp. PL1-037, a single genomic region encodes these proteins:
- a CDS encoding TolC family outer membrane protein: MKLLVRRLSGCLLAGLFASAVYAQEAEPNDTKVLEAVMQAVENNPEVLKQWYEMRAVSSDVARARGAYGPQLDASTSYNYTKRDYSLNEEFSGNRVSLDYRQLLFDGFETSNLVERFQELQLVRYYELKTVAENVGYAAFEAYLDVATNRELVKLARDNVEKHRDVYEQIEESASAGVARNADLEQINGRLALALNNLETQRSNLHDVISRYLRIVGELPPQQTSNVVVSETFLPAGTEEAMSLANRTNPELHAALRNIRAERKQLTSNKRGAYSPKLSLVASQSYSELDDNGFDNHQNDTQVGLQLRFNILNGGRDYAEIRRTVSQVNSAEQQRNLVCRNINQTIQVEMNQIESLRDRIPQLRQHKLSSGKVRTAYKDQFDLGQRSLLDVLDSENEYFEASIALAEAETDLEQAKAKLLASMGLLLNSLNIDSSKLNSNKDFEVPDLQVNLDFACPVKRVTTAYYE, encoded by the coding sequence GTGAAACTATTGGTTAGACGGCTGTCTGGCTGCTTGCTTGCTGGCTTATTTGCATCTGCTGTATACGCTCAGGAAGCAGAACCGAATGACACGAAAGTGTTAGAAGCGGTTATGCAGGCTGTTGAAAACAACCCGGAAGTCTTAAAGCAGTGGTATGAAATGCGAGCGGTTAGCAGTGATGTGGCCAGAGCTCGGGGCGCTTACGGCCCTCAGTTGGACGCTTCTACTTCGTATAACTATACAAAAAGAGACTATTCGTTAAACGAGGAGTTTAGCGGTAACCGCGTTAGCCTCGATTATCGGCAGCTTTTATTTGATGGTTTTGAGACATCTAACTTAGTTGAGCGTTTTCAAGAACTTCAATTAGTTCGGTATTATGAGTTAAAAACAGTTGCAGAGAATGTTGGTTATGCGGCTTTTGAGGCGTACCTTGATGTTGCAACCAACCGTGAACTGGTAAAACTGGCGCGCGATAACGTTGAAAAGCATCGTGATGTTTATGAGCAAATAGAAGAAAGTGCTTCAGCCGGTGTCGCCCGAAACGCTGATTTAGAACAAATTAATGGACGCTTGGCACTGGCGTTAAATAACTTAGAAACTCAGCGCTCTAACCTGCATGATGTTATTAGCCGTTACCTGCGTATTGTTGGCGAATTACCGCCGCAACAAACATCCAACGTGGTTGTTTCTGAAACCTTCCTTCCGGCAGGGACTGAAGAAGCGATGAGCCTGGCGAATAGAACGAACCCTGAACTCCATGCAGCGCTTAGAAACATACGTGCAGAAAGAAAACAGTTAACGTCAAATAAGCGTGGTGCATACTCGCCTAAACTGAGCTTAGTTGCCAGCCAAAGCTATTCTGAATTGGACGATAACGGTTTTGATAACCATCAAAATGACACGCAGGTTGGTCTGCAGTTACGTTTTAATATTTTAAACGGTGGTCGCGACTACGCTGAGATTCGTCGTACGGTTTCTCAGGTGAACTCTGCGGAGCAACAAAGAAATTTAGTTTGTCGTAATATCAACCAAACCATTCAGGTTGAAATGAATCAAATTGAAAGTTTACGCGACAGAATTCCTCAGTTGCGTCAACACAAACTCTCTTCAGGCAAAGTACGTACTGCCTACAAAGACCAGTTTGATTTAGGCCAGCGTTCGCTGCTGGATGTGTTGGATTCTGAAAATGAGTATTTTGAAGCCAGTATTGCTCTTGCTGAAGCCGAAACCGACTTGGAGCAGGCAAAAGCCAAGCTTCTGGCGAGCATGGGATTATTGTTGAATTCTCTAAATATTGATTCAAGCAAACTAAACTCAAATAAAGACTTT